The stretch of DNA CAACAGAAAATTTAAATCAGACTAACTTGTTTTTCTTTTACTGAGAGATAGTTAGTTGTAACTTCTGCATAAACATGATTCTGATCCCCgttaaaaatactccctccgtcccaaataagTGTctctaaagttgagacacttattttgggacggagggagtatcaagctATCTTAACTATTAATTTTGCTCAAGTAAAACTCTTTTAAGAAAAGTTTATGAATCTTAACAGCAGGGTGATTTTTTCGTACCGATACCCATCTTATCTGAATATGTACTATTCATCACCTAGGTATATATTCTGTGTTCACTGAATATATACTATTTCTCATCTTGTCGGTCATCAGCTGCAGTTTGCAGCTTTTAGACAATACAAGTAGTTGCTGCAATTTTCTCTTCTTTTTCAGATCGAAATGGCTGTGATCTTTCATGTGTTCAAACAGGAAAAATGTTTGTATATAATGGTATGGTAACAGCTGCGGGGTTAAACACAGCCAGAACACATATACATCACAAAATCACAACAATTTGCCACTCTTTAGGTTATAGAATGGGCAACCAGTAGAAGGTCTCGGTGTATCTTAAGTCTAACCTAAATATAAAACAATGTTAGTACTAATTGACATACAGTAGAACCTAAAAGACAAGGAAATGTAAATGAACATAAATAAATTTTGGCATGGAAGCAGATCGTACTGATACATTTTGGTGGAAAACGACACCGCATTACTCTTTTGGTTTCTGGTTTCGTGAATGCTGGGGTCATCATAAAATTGGTCCAACCACACATCCGATTTCCATGATCTTCAATGGAAGTCGAAAACACAAATATATCCATGAACTTCTCATTTACAGAGTTGTAATCTAAGGAATGACAACATCAACAAATAGGGGTTCAGGAAACAAATTATCAGTTTCATAGGGAGTTAGCATTTAGCAACAAACATACTACAGAAAACAGCCAACATCATGTTAGGCAAAGAACACCGAAACAGGAAGTACCAGCTTACAGACAGGGTGATAACTTTGCTGTGCCATAGGCTGTAACCAATTTCCATAGCCCTTTTTTGTTCATGTAAATCTGAAATTAGTAGGCACTTCCCCTTTGCAAGCTGCTGCATAATCTTCAGCAAGGTGTGGTGCGGCTTCCTTGTGAGGGCATATGAGCTTCTCCACAAATACCTTCTCAGTCATCATGACTGCAGTATGGAAGCTCAGCTCGCGATCTACTAATCCATTTTCCTTGAGGAACTTCAGAACATAGTACCTGGGCCTGACCCGTCCATCCAGGCTAAGACAGAGAATTATCGGTCGATGAGCAACGTAAACGGGTTCCAGTCCCACCTCAGAGAATAGGAACTCAGACCTACGCTTCAGAGATTCCTTGGACTTCCTCAGCACAAACGGAGCGCCACACACAGCAACGCGCACTTGGGCATCAGACCACCTGAATGTATTCTTCAAGTAGTCCACTTTGGCGGCGATCTTCTCCTCAGTGAGAAACGCGACAGCCTGTAGCGCTAGCCTGAACATCCCAGCACCACGAGGTACACCTAATCTTTCAGCACATGCCACCATTGCGCCGATGCGCTCCGGGTTGGTGGTCAGCATCCTCGGCACAGCGATACACAGCTTGGCAATATCACAAGCACCTAGCCCGCAGTCCCTCAGGAAGGCAACATTGGGCTTGACCAACTTATCGAGGTCCGACGACACAAGGTGGGATGAGCGCTTGAGCAGCCGGAGGAAGCTGTGGAAGGAGCCGAAGAGGGGCTGGTAGTAGCGCAGCTTGGAGACGATGTTTCTGGAGCGTAAGCATTCGGGGGCGAGGGAGACGAGGCGGGCGATGTCAGGACGCGAGAGACCTAGGCCAGTAAGCCCGACGACCTTAGGGGCCAGTGTTTGGTCCACTTTGGCGCATAGGAGCCGCGGGTCTTtgccgacgacggcggcgacgtcggcgccggagaggccgaggccggcgaggaaggtgaGGACGGCGTCGGGCTTGGTGGGGGATTTGAGGTGGGAGAGCTTGGTGGAGGCCTTGAGGGCTTGGGGCCGGGTGAGCCCGCAGGTGCCGACGAGGTACTCCTCGATGGCGAAGCTGCTAGGGTTCGGGGAAATGTGGGGCGACGCGGTGGCGGAGAGCAGGCGGCGAAGAGAGCAGATGGGAGAGGTGGAGGGCGAAAATAGGAGACGGGAAACGACGCACTCACGGAGGCGGAGCATGGCGTAcccggcggcggggacggcggcggcggcggcggcggcgatggattGCAATGGCCTCTCCGTGTCGTGGTTAGTCAGAATGGGCTCAACTTCTATTTCTCTGTGTGCGTGGGCTCCATtttcatcatccattttcttccctTTTTTTTATAAACTTCTTCTCCTTTATTCATTCATAAGTAAAGTAGGATCGTTTACAAGTAAAGGGAAAACCTTGTTAGGGGCATTATCCATCCAAACACTCGGAAAAGAAAATCTAACTAACCTTGCTAGTTCATGAGCTACTCGATTACGTTCCCTATTACAATGATCATAAATGACATGGGAAAAACCTAATGACATGAAATAACAGTGGTCTATAATGGACGAAGCGATTGAAGAAGAGTAGCCTTGGCTCAACGCATTCACCACCTCCACACTATCCGAATTCACTTCAATCTTACTACATCCGACGGTATTAGCAAAATTCAAACCAAACCTCACTGCAATTGCTTCTGCTGCGAACGAGTCGAAGCAAAGGTCCATCTTTTCATTAGCAGCCGCTATAAATTTCCCCCTATGGTCCCGGATAACTGCTCCAAATGTTGCTGCGAGTGTGTCACTATCAAATCCCACATCAACATTTAATTTCACGTAACCATACTTTGGTTTCAACCAAGCATCTGAACGGACGTGAGCCTTTGGGCTGTAAGAGATGGTATAATTTGCTACTAAGCCTCTCACTGACATATTGATTTGATATGCACTTTGAGTTTCTTTGTCATGTGTCAATTTTCGCCTTTCATACCACAAATCCGAAGCCGTCGTTGCCATCGTTTCTCTGAACTTCGGCAAGCCCAACACTTGGATTTGTTGTTCtggaaggcacagaagatatgccaACACAAGCTCACCTGCCTTGTCAACTTCCAGAGCCTGTTTGATAACAAGCTCAAGACCGAGCATCTTCCACACGTCAATTGCCAATTTGCATTCGAACAACATATGTCTTATGTCATCAGGCCCCTGGTTACAGGCTGGGTAACTCGGATTTATTTTCAAGTGCTTATTAGCCAGGATAGATCGACATGGAATAGCACTCTGGAGCGCGCGCCACATAAATATTTTTATCTTTGCTGGGCAGACTAAGTTCCATACCGAGTCCCATGTATAAGATGGGTTTGAAGCTCCAGCCGTTGATTCCATTTTCTTCCCTTGTTCTAAACAAAGTCCATTTCTTCACTTTccattgttttatttttctttaattTACCTATGTCTCCTCCAcatttttatttaattattttgtgtcatatattttgtttatttatccatttccatttttatttttcactaCAAACAAATGTGCAGTACTTTCTTTTTCCTTTGACGCTGCTTATAAAAATGGAGAAAAACCTTACATCTAATAGAAAATTTGTTCTACAATTAATTTTagttaatttcaaaaaaatatgtTTTATGGAATAGTTTGCTCATTTTAACAAAATATTCTTGTTCTGATGAAATGATTCTTACAACCATACCAATgatatacataaacaaataccatagaCAACGAATATATCTTAAGAAAGACtatcatcttttttcttttgcattaaTATAAAGATGGAGAATATTTTTCACTAACAGATACTTTCTTCTCGGCATTAGCTTTTATTAATGCAAAAAAATAATAGGTTTGTATTATTTTTTCTGTTTGATGATATAATTATTAGAATGTAGTGAAAAAATTATTTGATTTACATAAATAAAATAATTGACAATGCCATAATATGTTGTTCTGATGACTACGATGAGCTTGAGTTGTCACATCATCATTGCTTGTTCTCCTTTGGGTTGGATAGACCGAGAATCCACCCTCCCCCCTCCTCACTTCGGGGCATAAGGAACATACCCGCTTGGGTATTCTTCCTATCGTTTTTGTTTTCATTCAACTTTGTTTTTACTTTctcaatttatttaattattttcttGGTTATCCCTTTTCCAGCTTTTCCTAATTTTTACCTTTTTTCCATTTTTGATCACTTTTCACACAAAAAAATGTTCTCCTCCATTTCtagattatttttttgctttatgttCATTAAATTTATATTATTACCTAaaatacacaataaaattttatatTTAACCTTACTTATAAAATGGTCATTTTTATTCACTAATTAATACTATATTATTATATCAACACTAGTATTTTATTATTTTCGAGAAAAAGTATGTTTTGTCAATTATGATTTCATATGATCATTTTTATCAAAAATAATAACTATTTTAACTTTTTTACATATGCAAAAAAATCTTAGACTTCAAAGAATGTCATGAGGAAAATTTTACAGAATAAACCAATATTTCCGTGAAAAAAATAGAAATATAGAAAAACACTTTTTTTACAGGTTGAACATTTCTATTAGTCAAAACAAGTAGAGTAAACATTTTATTtgacatatatgttcattttaCTTCGTAGACGAAAAAATTCAGAGATatcaaaatatatttttaaaatatttattGGGCATAGCTTCAAATTTTGGTTTCATTTTCTataaattttatttattttatataccATGGTCTAACCAATATATTATTTTCCTATAAAGTAAGAAGTACAAGAAAAATAAAATCTGCATGCGCTAAATGTTTTTTCACATTGTTTTCTGTACTACNNNNNNNNNNNNNNNNNNNNNNNNNNNNNNNNNNNNNNNNNNNNNNNNNNNNNNNNNNNNNNNNNNNNNNNNNNNNNNNNNNNNNNNNNNNNNNNNNNNNNNNNNNNNNNNNNNNNNNNNNNNNNNNNNNNNNNNNNNNNNNNNNNNNNNNNNNNNNNNNNNNNNNNNNNNNNNNNNNNNNNCACACACACACATAACGTACACAGAACACTAAACACCTCACCATCAGACCCACTTAAAACATCTAATCATTCAATTTAATCTAATGCGGTAATAAAATGACATTTAACCATTACATCCGGCGGACCATGTAGCGAGCGGACTAAAGGTTCACCCATGTCTCCACTGCCCACCTCCAATCGCCGAAAACAACCACCCCTGATAATGTCTACAATATCCACAACTAAAACTCTAGTTCTCACAACAAAAACTCAAGTTGACACACAAAAATGTCACCGGACGAGTACTCCCAAAATGAGCAACAAAAAGAATATTAGCATTACACAAATTTACGGGGCATGATGCTTGTTGCATCTTGCGAACATATATGCGCATATAAAGCTAAACCGCTGATGAGATGCTCCCGGGCAAGTAATGTTTGCGGAACAAAGGAGCCATCACGGTTAGATcaacatcatataaataaaatataAAGAAATACATGAAGCACAATTACTTCAATATCCCAGCTTAGCTTACAAAAGGCACTACATATGTTGCACGTTTCCCAATAGTCCCATGAAGGGCTTTGCAATATCTTGATCTAAGGAAAACAACAAGATAACTTTTTTGTCAAAATCCACTAATCACTGATTAACTTTAATATAACAAAGTGATTTGTCAACAGAATTAGTTAAACCCAGTCTCAAACTCTCAATGTTCTGAAAACATAAGAACTCATGTCATACATATGCTGGTGTGGTAAAGGAAAATATTGATAAAATAGCTCTAGCTCTAAAGAGTCTAAACTGGCGCGTATGAAAAATGGCCGAGATTGCACCTTCTATCTACTCTGGCCCTAAGCCCCAATTTAGTTTTACAAGCCAAAGCATGAGAAAACAACAGAAGAGAAATCGAGCTTGCAAATTTAAAATATGGTTTAACACAAGACATGTTTGCTTATTTCATGATATCGAACGGCTTACATTTGAGTTAAGGCAGATAGTAACTTTTAAGCCATGCCACTGAAGAATAGGGACGCCAAACAGAATACGTAACTTGCTGTGACTTGATACAAAACACATCGGCATGTTAATCTGTAAAAATGCTATTACTGGATACGTCTCAGCACAACATCACATCTATCATCGAACATTAAACATACAGTATTCAAACACATGGTATTTCTGGTTGCAAGTTCTGAAATCTACATACTGTAGCTTCTTCCACATGGGAAATCATAGATAGAGATCAGAACACCAATGCATGGAGCACACAGCATCCAAATACCAATAATTTCAGTCAAATTCAGGATCGTTACAAGTGGAGCACCTCTAGGTCATTATGCCAGAGCACCAAACAGATTTCCAGCCAAAAGCTCCATTGCCACGATACCTACTACAACTCCCCTATCAGAACAGAACACCATTGATCATGCGCAAAATTATGTTGGTGAGACCTGATGGTCACCGCCAGTGGAACACAGGGAATCAGAAACTGAAATACGGGTTTCAGGAGATAATCAGGCATAACTGCAACACGAATTTGAAAGGAGTTCATCTCTATTTGTCAAACAGAATTAAAGATGGCAATTAGTACTGCCTTCAGCTTATCAGCAGTTAACAATCTTGACTTCAACTTGGAATTAGACACTCAAAGATACAAACAACTTTTATATCCTAAAAATTCAGAACAGTATAGCTATCATTTTGAAGTTTGGAACTAAAAATATCAACATCAGTCATTGTTCTAAGACGGTTCAGGTAGGCATTACATTTCTCTTTTTGACGGAATAGGCGTTATATTTTAGCTGGCAGTACAGTAGGCATAGCCTTCTACCTCATGTAGTCATGTGTACAGTTGATAGTTCATTACCTTAGCCTTTGCATCCCATCAGCAAGCTTGTTTTGGTGGCGCACCAAAGCTATACATCTACCGGCATCCTCCTAGGCTCCTGGTACATGAATTTCAAGGTAGGCGGACCATGGTTCTATTCAGCCAACTGAACTTCCTTTTCTTCGCTGAATAGACAAAAAAAATCCTTTGAAAAAGGGTAAAGATATCAAAAGGCAAATGAGAAATTTATTTCTGAGTCTAACCTGAATATTAAACAAAGTTAGTACTAATTGACATACGATGGAACCTGAAAAACAATGAAATGGAAACTGAACATGCATGATAGATAAATTTCGGCATGAAAGCAGATCATACTGATACATTTCGGTGGAAAATTACACAGCATTACTCTTTTGCTTTCTAGTTTCATGGGTGCTGGTTTCAAGACAAAATTGGTCCATACACACATCCAATTTGCGTGATCTTCAATGGAAGTCGGAATCACATATATATTGATAAACTTCTCATTTACAGAGATCTTCTTTAAGTTATGATAACATCAACATATGGAGGTTCAGAAATCAAATAATCAGTTTCACAGGGTGTTAGCATTTAGCAATGACTAACTGGCATACTACAGAAAACAATCAACATCGTCTTAGGCAAAGAACACCAAAACAAGTAACAGCTTACACAAAGGGTGATAACTTTGTTGCGCCATACACTGTAACCAATTTCCATAGCCCTTTTTTGTTCATATGAATCTGAAATTAGTTGGCACTTCCCCTTTGCAAGCTGTTGCATAGTCTTCAGCGAGTTGGGGTGCAGCTTCCTTATGAGGGGATATGAGCTTCTCCACAAATACCTTCTCAGTCATCTTGACTACAGTATTTAAGTTCGGGTTGCAATCTAGCAGTCCATTTTGCTTGAGAAACTTTACAACATAGTATCGGGGCCTGACCCGGCCCTCCAGGCTAAGACAAACACTTATCGGCCGATGAGCAACATATGCAGGTTCCTGCCCCACCTCAGATAACAGGAACTCGAACCTGCGCTTCAGAGATTCCTTTGAGATGGTCAGCACCATCGGCGCCTTACAGACAACAATGCTCACTTGGGCATCAGACCACCTGAACGTATTCTTCAAGTAGTCCACTTTGGCGGCGATCTTCTCCTCAGTGAGAAATGCGACAGCCTGCAGTGCCCGCCTGAACATCCCAGAGCCACGGGGAACACCTAGTCTTTCAGCACATGCCACCATTGCGCGGACGCGCTCCGGGTTGGTGATGAGCATCCTCGGCACAGCAATACACAGCTTGGCAATATCACAAGCACCTAGCCCGCACTCCCTCAGGAAGGCAACATTGGGCTTGACCAACTTATCGAGGTCCGACGACACAAGGTGGGATGAGCGCTTGAGCAGCCGGAGGAAGTTGTGGGAGGAGCCGAAGAGGGGCAGGTAGTAGTGCAGCCTGGAGACGATGGCTCTACGCCGGAAGCGGTccggggtgagggagacgaggcggGCGATGTCAGGACGCGAGAGACCTAGGGGCCAGTGTTTGGTCCACGTTGGCGCATAGGAGCTGCGGGTccttggcgacggcggcggcggcatcggcGCCGGAGAgaccgaggccggcgaggaaggcgaggaCGGCATCGGGTTTGGCGGGGGAGTTGAGGTGGGAGAGCTTGGTGGAGGCCTTGAGGGCTTGGGGCCGGGTGAGGCCGCACGTGTCGACGAGGTACTCCTCGACGGCGAAGGTGCTAGGGTTTGGGGAAAtgtggggcgcggcggcggagaggaggcgaAGCAGAGGGGAGATGGCAGAGgctgaggaagaagagaggagacgGGAAACGACGCACTCTCGAAGGCGGAGCATGGCGCAGCTGGCGgcggggatggcggcggcggcggcgtcgacggAGATATTTGCGATGGGAACTGCAACTGCAATTGCAAGTCTCGCTGTGGGTGTGTGCGGGCTCTATTAATTGGACCTCGATGCGCTTCCATGAGTTTTTTTTCTTTCGATATATGGGCCTCCATGAGTCATGAGTTTGTTTAgggcttcctttttcttttcttttctttatgagtCCAATAGCTTAGGGCCTGCCTCAAAAAAAAGTAGCTTAGGGCATGCACTTTCTTTAGGGGGTGGCCGCCGTGTCTGGTTAGGCCATCCCGGGAATCTTCCctccgtccctgtaaacattgtgacgacttAATAAAAGCTTGcgagtttgtctcaaaaaaaaatctaTTGGCATACAAAATATCCACATAAGTACATGTAAAATAGCACTTTTATATAACTTGTGCGGAAGTTTTCAATATATTCTAATTTTTACATAAAAGAAAAAAGTTTTTTTAATTTATTTATACTTCATAGTAGTATAATAGTACTATTTTCGTTTTCAGTTTTTCTTCTTTAATTTAGGCTTATAAATAAAATGCTTCTACTTTTTTGCTTTGTACTGTACATGTATATTTTTTTTGTGCGGGAACAACACTCGTAGAAATCTACCATCTCCCCATGGTACCTCAGCAGCACAACACCGCATCATACAGCAATGAAACATGTGGAATTTCTGGTAAAAACTTTTGAAATCTACCAACTGTGGCTTCTGCCACAATGGGAAAGCATATGATAGAGATCAGAACAGCAATGCATGGTTTGGAGCACAAAGTATCAAATTTCCGTCGATTTAAGGATTGCTACCAGAGCAGCAACCAAATTCCCAGCCAAAAGCTCCAAAAATATCAAAAGCAGTCATTGTCCTAAAAGGATTCAGGCAGTATGCATCTCAGGCATTACATCTCAAAGATagaaagagaaaaaaacaaaagtAGTGTCGAAATAGCTGTTACGCTCTACTACGCAAGGAGGCTCGAATCTAAATAAAAACAACTTCTACAAAATTTCACTTTGTCCATCAGTAACTTCTACAAaatgtgtcatgattttttttgTACGGGTTACACCAAATTAAGATATCAAGAAATATGCATGGTATTTCAAGGATCAGCAAACCTCACTACCATTTCAGTAGGCTGGAGCTTGGGTTCAAATCTCAACACTCCAAAGAGTTATATAAGTAGGAAAATGGGAAGAATTGAATAAAATCTAACATATAAAGCCTCCTAGACTCCTAGGCAGAACCGATGGCTCCAGCGCACCGCACCACCCGAGGGAAAAAAAGCACCGCACTGCGCGTGGGAGCGAGGGCGCACCGCACCACACGAATGGAAAAAACACCGCACCGCGCGAGGGACGAAAACGGCATCGAACCCTAGCCCCTCACTCCTCCCTCCCTCATCCGCCGCCGCTccctcccacctcctcctcctccttctgcgccgtaggagccccgccgccgcctgctactcctccaccgcctcgcctctTTCTCCTCCCCACCTTCCCATCGCTCGCGTGCAGGCCATCGTGGCCACGCGCTTCGCGGGCGAACCCGATCTCCAACGCCTGCTCCGGGTTCGCGCGGGACGGGCTCCCCTGcatcctcctcctcgcggccgaggaCGACGCCTCCGGAGTGAGCTGCGGCGCTCGATTCGATCTGCGTgagagagagaggatgagagggagaagatggaaggagagagagagagagagaaagagagagagagagaggaaagaggaGAAGGAGGCGCGGCGTTGGATgggagaggtgttggggaacgtagcagaaattcaaaattttcctacgtgtcaccaagatatatctatggagaaaccagcaacgaggggaaggagagtgcatctacatacccttgtagatcgctaagcggaagcgttcaagagaacggggttgaaggagtcgtactcgtcgtgatccaaatcaccggagatcctagtgccgaacggacggcacctccgcattcaacacacgtacagcccggtgacgtctcccacgccttgatccatcaaggagagagggagaggttgaggaagactccatccagcagcagcacaacagcgtggtggtgatggaggagcgtggtagtccagcagggcttcgccaagcaccgcgagatatgaggagaaagagaggtagggctgcgccaacaggagaagaaactcatgtgttgggctgctccaatgcctccactatatataggtggagagggggctgcacccccacctaggtttccacccctagggggcggcggccagccctagatgggacttggagggggcggccaagagggggagagagggggcgcgccctagggtgggcctataggcccatctgcgcctagggtttcccctctcccctcctagctgcgccttgggtaagggtgggaggcgcaccagcccactctggggctggtccctttccactctaggcccatgcaagcctccggggccggtggccccacttggtggacccccgggaccctcccggtggtcccggtacgttaccgataaaacccgaaacttttccggtgaccaaaacaggacttcccatatataaatctttacctccggaccattccggaactcctcgtgatgtccgggatctcatccgggactccgaacaacattcggtaaccacatacaaacttcctttataaccctagtgtcatcgaaccttaagtgtgtagaccctacgggttcgggaaccatgcagacatgaccgagacgttctccggtcaataaccaacagcgggatctggatacccatgttggctcccacatgttccacgatgatctcattggatgaaccacgatgtcaaggactcaatcgatcccgtatacaattccctttgtctagcggtattgtactttgcccgagattcgattgtcggtatgccgataccttgttcaatctcgttaccggcaagtctctttactcgttctgtaacacatcatcccgtgatcaaccccttggtcacattgtgcacattatgatgatgtcctaccgagtgggcccagagatacctctccgtttacacggagtgacaaatcccagtctcgattcgtgccaacccaacagacactttcggagatacctgtaatgcacctttatagccacccagttacgttgtgacgtttggtacacccaaagcattcctacggtatccgggagttgcacaatctcatggtctaaggaaaagatacttggcattagaaaagctttagcatacgaactacacgatctatgtgctaggcttaggattgggtcttgtccatcacatcattctcctaatgatgtgatcccgttatcaacgacatccaatgtccatagccaggaaaccatgactatctgttgatcacaacgagctagtcaactagaggctcactagggacatattgtggtctatcacacgtgtattacgatttctggataatacagttatagcatgaatagaagactattatcatgaacaaagaaatataataataacacttttattattgcctctagggcatacttccaacagtctcccacttgcactagagtcaataatctagttcacatcaccatgtgattaacactgacaggtcacatcaccatgtgaccaacatccaaagagtttactagtgtcattaaactagttcacatcatcatgtgattaagactcaatgagttctggggtttgatcatgttctgcttgtgagagatgttttagtcaacggatctgtaacattcagatccgtatgtacttcgcaaatttctaggtcatattgtaaatgctgcttccacgctccacttggagctattccaaatggttgctccactatacgtatccggtttgctactcagagtcattcggataggtgttaaagcttgcatcaatataaccctttacgccgaactctttatcacctccataatcgagaaacatatccttattcctctaaggataactttgaccgctatctgatgatccactccttgatcacctttgtactctcttgccagacatgtggcaaggcacacatcaggtgcagtacttagcatagcatac from Triticum dicoccoides isolate Atlit2015 ecotype Zavitan chromosome 6A, WEW_v2.0, whole genome shotgun sequence encodes:
- the LOC119314232 gene encoding uncharacterized protein LOC119314232, which codes for MLRLRECVVSRLLFSPSTSPICSLRRLLSATASPHISPNPSSFAIEEYLVGTCGLTRPQALKASTKLSHLKSPTKPDAVLTFLAGLGLSGADVAAVVGKDPRLLCAKVDQTLAPKVVGLTGLGLSRPDIARLVSLAPECLRSRNIVSKLRYYQPLFGSFHSFLRLLKRSSHLVSSDLDKLVKPNVAFLRDCGLGACDIAKLCIAVPRMLTTNPERIGAMVACAERLGVPRGAGMFRLALQAVAFLTEEKIAAKVDYLKNTFRWSDAQVRVAVCGAPFVLRKSKESLKRRSEFLFSEVGLEPVYVAHRPIILCLSLDGRVRPRYYVLKFLKENGLVDRELSFHTAVMMTEKVFVEKLICPHKEAAPHLAEDYAAACKGEVPTNFRFT